In Aspergillus fumigatus Af293 chromosome 4, whole genome shotgun sequence, one genomic interval encodes:
- the wetA gene encoding developmental regulatory protein WetA, whose protein sequence is MFAQPFDHAFNDLFSQYVDMDSSMVDGNKDVSIPSDFDQIFSLDSLSSDCGDHSPPVPTKPTHQSPQPWATDLWSLPQDAASSASQCSFTFQDTVHPSAVSDLSFHLEAPPTSHPVPAVTCKASSRSPSTPPATPHHKSTKSALVTPKSIRRHRDSHERKLLRKQSFSPSLMRPSQLQAGRMMYPEAWAQRFQNFSLHSSGEHLPLSPPPSDILVQHENTPADNVVTHMNHSTEGLSRNPAEMPSHYETGIFNQSPAISMPSPSAKLLAQQQQHNYLSQSNNSTMATSSPPSGDDIFSSPHSSDPQSLSSWHSDSLGGSALPFTPELQAHDGQAWWPSMPSRVPRQPSYQHVVSSPAPQRSIQSNNQHDLMQGGLMIQFDSSFDGSTSADPSFSSVVTSAPMPQENQNMYSHIPVTPQKYMNLSAYATPPVQHTSRSPSLSPRGRGSPTQGSPLRNEASTKTSPHRRGYHGRKLSSQSMNTPKPVKGPNSSSPGSGSNKSLTVSFVNFTPNDSKKILTGVAPSGSSKTKARREQEARDRRRKLSEAAINAVRKAGGDVEALEAVLC, encoded by the coding sequence ATGTTCGCTCAACCATTCGATCATGCCTTCAATGATTTGTTCAGCCAGTACGTCGACATGGACTCATCGATGGTTGATGGCAACAAAGACGTTTCAATTCCAAGCGACTTTGACCAAATCTTCTCTCTTGACTCGCTGTCAAGTGATTGTGGCGATCATTCACCCCCAGTCCCCACCAAACCCACCCATCAGTCACCGCAACCGTGGGCCACAGACTTATGGTCTCTGCCGCAAGATGCAGCCTCATCTGCCAGCCAATGCAGTTTTACTTTTCAGGACACTGTGCATCCCTCAGCTGTCTCGGACCTAAGCTTCCACCTTGAAGCTCCTCCTACTTCACATCCTGTCCCTGCAGTTACCTGCAAAGCATCCTCCCGATCACCGTCCACTCCTCCCGCAACTCCCCACCACAAATCCACCAAAAGTGCTCTGGTCACTCCGAAATCTATCCGTCGTCACCGAGATTCCCATGAGCGTAAACTGCTGCGCAAACAGAGCTTCTCCCCGAGCTTGATGCGCCCTTCCCAGCTGCAGGCAGGCAGAATGATGTATCCCGAAGCATGGGCTCAGCGGTTTCAGAACTTCAGTCTTCATAGCTCGGGCGAGCACTTGCCGCTGTCACCCCCTCCATCTGATATCCTTGTGCAGCATGAGAACACCCCTGCGGACAATGTTGTCACCCATATGAACCATTCGACTGAGGGCTTGTCGAGAAATCCTGCAGAGATGCCTTCGCATTACGAGACTGGCATCTTTAACCAGTCACCAGCAATCTCTATGCCATCACCGTCAGCCAAGTTGCtagcgcagcagcagcagcacaacTATTTGAGTCAATCGAACAATTCCACAATGGCCACATCGAGCCCCCCTTCAGGCGACGACATATTTTCCTCTCCACATTCCTCCGATCCTCAGTCCCTGTCCTCTTGGCATTCCGACTCCCTTGGGGGTTCTGCACTCCCTTTCACACCTGAGCTGCAAGCCCACGATGGTCAAGCGTGGTGGCCATCCATGCCCTCTCGAGTACCGCGACAACCTTCATACCAGCACGTGGTGTCCTCTCCGGCCCCACAAAGGTCAATTCAAAGTAACAACCAGCATGATCTAATGCAGGGGGGATTGATGATCCAATTTGATTCCTCGTTCGATGGGTCTACCTCGGCGGACCCATCATTTTCATCTGTCGTGACTTCAGCCCCTATGCCCCAGGAGAATCAAAATATGTACAGCCACATTCCCGTCACTCCTCAAAAGTATATGAACTTGTCCGCCTATGCGACTCCTCCCGTTCAACATACATCACGATCACCATCTTTGTCTCCAAGAGGCCGCGGCTCGCCAACACAAGGATCACCCTTGCGCAACGAAGCCAGCACAAAGACTAGCCCTCACCGCCGCGGCTACCACGGCAGGAAGTTGTCTTCTCAGTCAATGAACACACCTAAGCCCGTCAAAGGGCCAAACTCGTCGAGTCCCGGATCGGGATCCAACAAGTCGCTGACAGTGTCGTTTGTCAATTTCACTCCAAACGACAGCAAGAAAATTCTCACTGGAGTCGCTCCGAGTGGGAGTTCCAAGACTAAAGCAAGACGCGAGCAAGAGGCCCGCGATCGACGCCGCAAGCTCAGCGAGGCTGCCATCAATGCAGTACGGAAAGCTGGTGGAGATGTGGAAGCACTGGAGGCTGTCCTCTGCTAA
- a CDS encoding calponin homology domain protein, giving the protein MASVTSLDKDLRNLRLSRYTPQAAAEVRTWIEETLQEKLPAGDLLDALKDGVALCKLINLAVSPGVKYKQSSMPFVQMENISHFLRACQIPPLSLPPHDVFLTVDLYESKDPAQVLQCLMAFSRRANALQPSKFPRAIGVQSKGGAVSPHLTGSSQSANTPLRSRGHSNVSNNSGASSPAKSPAVSSWSKKSDEQVTIPAWNIHQYGYMGGASQGNQGVAFGARRQITTPSPFVPSLEEKEKRRREEEERQRIEREEAERIRRQEREAEEERAKAEEERRWAEETARLKEVERRRLEEERRQWDEEQRKWEEEERKRQQEEQEAEERLNKARQRQREAGDVRLRGQFLSQYQAGLTGESRESQRIKELERELELAQERERQYQRERQELKEKETGQPQSQSPRPVPVPPKPSYSLSSLEQERRLLRTEWQKHQAHDGTAESEPSDAPPPMPPRPLPEPATPQSVAASPRPLPDPAAYANKSQGQESRVDRFLASNRPPVAPKPATHRPQDYTTTAEVDEENNRRVAAQQKTKAGGWASKSLLEREMERERERQREWEESQKQTREAAAKGLKDPTIGIGPGQGAWDVHQYGFMGGDNQNRGGPGLGVGGARRQIIGPRPPP; this is encoded by the exons ATGGCATCAGTTACATCATTAGATAAGGACCTGCGCAATTTGCGCTTGTCCCGCTATACCCCGCAGGCTGCCGCAGAGGTCCGCACATGGATTGAGGAGACACTTCAAGAGAAACTCCCAGCGGGGGATCTCCTGGATGCGCTTAAAGATGGCGTCGCGCTTTGCAA ACTCATCAACCTCGCCGTTTCGCCCGGCGTCAAGTATAAGCAGTCATCTATGCCCTTCGTACAGATGGAGAACATCTCGCATTTCCTACGCGCATGTCAAATACCTCCTCTGAGCCTACCACCACACGATGTCTTTTTGACCGTCGATCTCTACGAATCAAAGGACCCGGCGCAGGTCTTGCAGTGTCTGATGGCTTTCAGTAGAAGGGCCAATGCTCTTCAACCCAGCAAATTTCCTCGGGCAATCGGTGTTCAGAGCAAAGGGGGTGCCGTGAGTCCTCATTTGACCGGCTCGAGCCAATCAGCCAATACTCCTTTACGATCTCGGGGACATAGCAACGTCAGCAACAATTCTGGGGCATCTAGCCCCGCCAAGTCGCCGGCTGTGAGTAGCTGGAGCAAGAAGTCAGACGAACAGGTGACAATACCGGCCTGGAATATCCATCAATATGGGTATATGGGCGGTGCCAGTCAAGGCAACCAAGGAGTGGCCTTTGGCGCTCGTCGACAGATCACGACCCCTTCACCGTTTGTTCCAAgcttggaagagaaggagaagcgcaggcgggaagaagaggagcgcCAGCGTATcgagagagaagaggctgaACGCATCCGCCGTCAAGAGcgggaggcggaggaagagcgcgccaaggcggaagaggaacgcaGGTGGGCAGAAGAGACCGCTCGTCTGAAGGAGGTGGAGCGGCGtcggctggaggaggagcgtcGACAGTGGGATGAGGAACAGCGgaagtgggaagaagaggaacggaAGCGCCaacaggaggagcaggaggcagaggagagACTAAACAAAGCAAGACAGCGTCAGCGGGAGGCAGGTGATGTCCGCCTGAGAGGACAATTTCTCAGTCAATATCAAGCCGGCCTTACTGGCGAGTCTAGGGAAAGTCAGCGCATCAAGGAATTGGAGCGGGAGCTGGAACTCGCCCAGGAACGGGAGCGCCAGTATCAGCGTGAGCGTCAGGAgttgaaggagaaagaaacGGGCCAGCCGCAATCGCAGAGTCCGCGCCCTGTGCCTGTTCCTCCGAAGCCCAGCTACAGCCTCTCGTCTCTCGAGCAAGAACGACGGCTGCTGCGTACGGAATGGCAGAAGCATCAGGCTCACGATGGCACTGCCGAGTCCGAGCCCAGCGATGCGCCGCCTCCGATGCCGCCCCGACCCCTTCCGGAACCGGCTACACCGCAATCAGTGGCCGCATCGCCTCGGCCGCTCCCCGACCCAGCCGCTTATGCCAACAAGTCCCAGGGCCAGGAGAGCCGCGTCGACCGCTTCCTCGCGTCTAACCGGCCACCTGTCGCCCCTAAGCCCGCGACTCATCGCCCACAGGACTACACCACCACCGCAGAGGTAGACGAAGAGAATAACCGCCGAGTAGCTGCGCAGCAGAAGACAAAAGCAGGCGGGTGGGCATCCAAGTCCCTACTGGAGAGGGAAATGGAGCGCGAGCGTGAGCGCCAGCGCGAGTGGGAAGAGAGTCAGAAGCAGACACGTGAGGCAGCCGCAAAGGGTCTGAAAGATCCTACCATTGGCATCGGGCCGGGCCAGGGCGCTTGGGATGTGCACCAGTACGGTTTCATGGGCGGCGATAACCAGAACCGAGGCGGACCCGGTCTGGGTGTAGGGGGAGCAAGGCGACAGATCATTGGGCCTCGCCCGCCGCCATAG
- a CDS encoding ORMDL family protein, whose product MSQSKAGRRRRSSSIIYQEPPESIEHTSDQAALPNLNANWVNAKGAWTIHFVLIIALKIFYDIIPGVSQETSWTLTNISYMFGSFIMFHWVRGIPFEFNAGAYDNLNMWEQIDNGDQYTPTKKFLLCVPICLFLLSTHYTHYDLTYFTINFLATLGVVIPKLPFSHRLRIGLFSDLPDEST is encoded by the exons ATGTCTCAATCCAAGGCTggtcggaggaggagatcgagcagCATCATCTACCAGGAGCCGCCGGAATCCATCGAGCATACCAGTGATCAGGCTGCCCTGCCGAACCTCAATGCTAACTGGGTCAATGCCAAGG GTGCCTGGACAATCCATTTCGTTCTCATTATCGCCTTGAAGATCTTCTACGACATCATTCCTGGCGTCTCGCAGGAGACATCATGGACTCTCACAAATATCAGCTATATGTTCGGCTCCTTCATCATGTTTCACTGGGTGCGGGGTATTCCATTCGAGTTCAACGCTGGAGCGTACGACAATCTCAACATGTGGGAGCAGATTGACAACGGGGACCAGTACACGCCAACAAAGAAGTTCCTCCTTTGTGTCCCGATTTGTCTCTTCCTACTTAGCACACACTACACACACTACGACTTGACATATTTCACTATCAATTTCCTGGCCACTCTGGGTGTTGTCATTCCAAAATTACCATTT TCGCACCGCCTGCGGATAGGTCTCTTTTCCGACTTACCGGATGAGTCGACGTAG
- a CDS encoding zinc knuckle domain protein: MTGSSDNENDSRTASVGVQRSRLNDLADSSRPNSSDPNPNPRKRQRRNGKSAVPDVRDFVPQGATFTAASLEVDPDSASSSGSDSSDDDDSDSKSTTSDAEKQNTARTNPQAPAINWNKTSKSGIRTSLSRRADSTGENKQASFQFKAVNDKFWRSRSASVSSDGGDQDVTLVENEGDMEEGELDEETSAESSDMDQSGDSDDSVSLDSEADDSILLNIGDQNDQTDGLSAEVKPVSVNGLAASDRSTISKEESHRLFSQKYSVTPTILADLDRNDMEIQARCLFYDRDINDINLQLPVSCTECLKEGHLAAVCPSKECVHCGAWNQHQSIFCPSWRRCQRCRERGHDEEQCTSLLQGSASEIPCDLCGSSSHLELQCDMMWKIPRQELPSGPVLVSISCSHCTSNRHLVGDCPSLSRPMVSSSFTLRGIDPHMVTNINSVISGRQGGPAPRRGQSGMQIRGRADRPSASSDSEDMMPRAGRQTGGRNVNANASRPNIRIGSGIGRGKNLAPAGPRASDRETRQTYRDRQDYGVHNSRQRSLSPNARSSQGRANDRRQPPPRSPPRNRLEPSRRTRGGGNGGSRDGRGGRGGGNKRGGASGTSNGDGYRPMPSAAKKNWDRYRL, from the exons ATGACGGGATCTTCCGATAATGAAAATGACTCGCGAACCGCCTCTGTTGGTGTTCAGCGCAGCCGCTTGAACGACTTGGCTGACTCGTCGCGCCCCAACTCGTCGGATCCAAACCCGAATCCTCGAAAAAGACAACGGAGAAATGGCAAATCTGCGGTGCCAGATGTGCGAGACTTTGTCCCTCAAGGCGCTACTTTCACAGCGGCATCCCTAGAGGTAGATCCGGACAGCGCGTCCAGCTCTGGTTCTGATTCgtccgacgacgacgatagCGACAGCAAATCCACCACGTCCGATGCAGAGAAACAGAATACTGCACGGACGAATCCTCAGGCACCTGCCATTAACTGGAACAAGACGAGCAAGAGTGGCATCAGAACGTCGCTATCCAGGCGAGCGGACAGCACGGGCGAGAACAAACAGGCTTCTTTTCAGTTCAAGGCCGTCAACGACAAATTCTGGCGCAGTCGCAGTGCTTCTGTGTCTAGTGACGGTGGCGATCAGGATGTTACGTTGGTTGAAAACGAGGGTGACATGGAGGAAGGGGAGCTTGACGAGGAGACATCAGCAGAGTCGAGTGACATGGATCAATCTGGAGATTCGGATGACTCCGTATCTCTGGATTCCGAGGCTGATGACTCAATACTGCTGAATATTGGCGATCAGAATGACCAAACAGATGGCTTGTCTGCTGAAGTAAAACCTGTGTCGGTGAATGGTCTTGCCGCAAGCGACCGATCCACAATTTCGAAGGAAGAATCACATCGTCTCTTTTCCCAGAAGTACTCCGTCACTCCGACAATACTTGCGGATCTTGATCGAAATGATATGGAGATACAGGCTAGGTGCTTGTTTTATGACCGCGATATCAATGATATCAACCTTCAATTGCCGGTATCGTGCACCGAGTGCTTAAAAGAGGGACATCTTGCAGCAGTGTGTCCTTCCAAAGAG TGCGTACATTGTGGCGCCTGGAACCAGCACCAAAGCATATTCTGCCCGTCCTGGCGGAGATGTCAACGATGTCGAGAACGCGGtcatgatgaagaacaatGCACCTCGCTTCTCCAAGGCTCCGCATCCGAGATACCTTGTGATCTCTGTGGATCATCTAGCCACCTGGAACTCCAGTGCGATATGATGTGGAAGATCCCACGGCAGGAGCTGCCCTCGGGGCCCGTACTAGTCTCAATTTCATGCTCCCACTGCACCAGCAACCGTCACCTTGTCGGCGACTGCCCGTCCCTCTCACGGCCGATggtctcatcatcattcacCCTCCGAGGCATTGACCCCCACATGGTGACAAACATTAACTCCGTAATCAGCGGCAGGCAAGGCGGACCAGCCCCCCGAAGAGGCCAGAGCGGCATGCAAATCCGGGGCCGCGCTGACCGGCCCTCGGCATCCTCAGACAGCGAGGACATGATGCCCAGGGCAGGCCGCCAAACCGGCGGTCGGAACGTGAACGCGAACGCCAGCCGGCCCAACATCCGAATCGGCAGCGGGATAGGGAGAGGCAAGAACCTTGCTCCCGCTGGCCCTCGCGCCTCGGACCGGGAGACCCGCCAGACGTATCGAGACCGTCAGGACTATGGGGTCCACAATTCCCGCCAGCGCTCCCTGTCTCCCAACGCGCGCTCGAGCCAGGGTAGAGCTAATGATCGCCGGCAGCCGCCGCCTCGCTCGCCTCCTCGGAATCGACTGGAGCCGTCCCGTCGGACAAGAGGCGGAGGAAATGGTGGGAGTCGAGACGGTCGTGGCGGACGGGGTGGTGGGAACAAAAGAGGTGGTGCCAGCGGAACTTCCAACGGAGATGGCTATCGCCCGATGCCGAGTGCTGCGAAAAAGAACTGGGACAGGTACAGACTATGA